A genomic segment from Legionella quinlivanii encodes:
- a CDS encoding ankyrin repeat domain-containing protein, whose amino-acid sequence MNEKKEKDDNQTPLRENLGKAADVIADSARQVNRSAKAVGESIPYVGKISRAATVVSDAAKDTEYGFGESLVCNGLKNVVEVGAGAGVVTWGLVRGAAVGGLAAGGPVPNPYVKGAGAIIGGLTGAKLASDAVAPIVKPLGEVTRNVCHATFGWLNGRNMPASPKAEQKQAAQQQASTNTARYQATNLHSKNTSFQQFICTSNQFNLSYQPRYFAFNNLSMMTWSAQQQAVREFQLRYGFMSPSIESAIYREVSLSTSSWNSAYFQTSGLADFSHVLMATNLVSSFNAYNIVNRVYSQMEASGEIGGVASEVSLIENLLNSEAHAVTDHFYLCFPEDKMSVSDEWFNQVQHELYNAYHKEKTLPIFSLHINQKGFNYPVLPKALQDTSVGRLIGFLDFWLKGYLNGGIFDEAFLERWHEQENCDDAFLRANMIDLKKYCKEKMPGLAYISLRELESRYGVQYKSSDSAYQQPFMTSFRIISILPKIETIDNILLPHPDIRIEYSVELMPDYKQYVDSYLLEHGKYPPEYESNLRCYELFAQEVAEKMPQLQFCKELFKRLGIITVLSYLYVTFEKMGKLPQLPPLKEAAIHPHFPKSLPPIPVRHFQTYPLSIQFNEILERFRQTEGREQSDQLFSELFRFKKAEALPNGIAEKMQASVISLIKEKLSPKLPQGEAVEINEDESERITKAASDYLVNNIRQLHSIIEKAANKMAAGLTREQQAMAKEKALASRIEYVIGAITQKQAILEAEWKKDPRKAQDGILAVIPEDALVKDKEGKLISLRASIRDNFKAIQQNLDTTKQAAISEIKQKSESSLADDLAELSKAYEAGLLANKERHEKQAAEAFSQQITALKDLIIKQLEEAIKKIEANKKAQFDAVPVHLRAANEVQITAFIKGENDRIEGIRQSIEQVKLEASETVPGTSPNPEEAIQLLRTRKTELAALINPQVEKFIKEDSEKLKEKYDEEIIKCKQHYTNLNQEQAKNIEAAVAEDVISACYQEALGQLGYYFAHEIKRLTSYLQNIQHLIDCLLSHKEIAENPVSKQYTHSFVSFTSSDLTRKYFGGCAPELPNIKAAPLLHGELFAESLSAAFKAGRQDKVSFQFQGQSYIAYRLRAKDSELVLADSEENEALDTLAVEAINRINNDAAQAVHLSQESLKTIVDSNCATLMHYAAASLNPAILKTIFQANGIEVLRLADKAGNLPVHMAAQSGHVEALRLMLGIAPDLVNAKNKRGLTPLMLAVQHGKQEVMEALQLAGADFNYALPNGLFPLFMAFQKNFRSLALWMMEHVPGLDLNQMIDSRMTSLHLAIQGGEIEAAKELVRRKARPDIRRKSDGYTAFHCAASQGEVELLQIMLAANPDLAVDMPLESKKTALHLAAQAEQLAAVQFLIGKGALIDAQNLEGETPLILAIKAGQLETAQWLAERAAVNQPNHKKQTASQLAIQYALPAVSDILFRRGEDYHAKDRNGFSSLYFLVRNGDYARVRQLLRKNVNFREMYEGNSLTAIAAQFGHFLIVYALLEKGVAYKTSSSLTLLDCAVMADEIGYLRDNLQEDNDMTALSLKAIQNRAFSCLEYLFKKGQKNSIQTSLLIAAAIESNDEKIASLVFRYCKDIDQPLDTERNYPVHIAIKTGAHRILPLLKERACQFASVNSRQQTAFHLAVKLDDAALLKRLFKLSLPSEWPKDLFVLEEVSADIRKLLSKYEKRQSPSREAAKSKGAPVQPSSAPSKPLPTPVLDKKGRKVIKKFKLHLQKLQFDKALSLFNKEKILLTAFKSTKGASLLQHLIANTYHLASLQAGEEGLALGNLDSSLEKLLAALKKDGVSPGLFKGDKNVLRAIINANDDATACYRFDVLVKYFPDRIADLISDKIRGLSMLQLASAKSHSLLFTKMDAVCRSAETSDHNGLHEAIKANKYELVKQLLPYYAVNRPNHKGQTALMFAAATGNVALMNLLLKEGARVDQVDLKGNSALHYALEKPSEAAALTLLPLMKTPNQSNRLGITPMMLAAAKESLPVLRYLCESGHSISSVDQSGNNALHYAAMLGKVKSIVYLARQGFDLNRPETPEETKKLEKSARRTALHLAALNGHVKAVLCLLELKADLEKEDKHGFGVCEYAIYSKNQEMLDFVKLIPLYHRKERNRSLLHAAVTKNNKNALAELILDDVDLNVLDKNGRSALHLACINDARDAAALLLKGGDLVLNDTDRLGYAPIHYAAQLNHVGLIELLAKAGANLNQPASGNGTALHLACQNGKMPAVLALIKHGADLNSINADGLTPAQTALGKGHFRIVRALVQARDKSISPASFAHLPKERNDELNRALSQYHAVSKVKEGLMMHSFYKSLHKPMQPSAEQSKTNVPS is encoded by the coding sequence ATGAATGAAAAGAAAGAAAAAGACGATAACCAAACCCCTTTACGTGAAAATCTTGGAAAAGCCGCTGATGTCATTGCAGATTCTGCAAGGCAGGTTAACCGAAGTGCCAAAGCTGTTGGAGAAAGTATTCCTTATGTAGGAAAAATTTCAAGAGCGGCAACGGTTGTATCGGATGCTGCTAAAGATACCGAATACGGTTTTGGTGAAAGCCTGGTTTGCAATGGACTCAAGAATGTTGTCGAAGTGGGGGCTGGTGCGGGGGTCGTGACATGGGGGTTAGTGCGCGGAGCAGCTGTTGGTGGTCTTGCCGCTGGCGGGCCTGTACCCAATCCCTATGTTAAAGGAGCCGGCGCCATAATTGGGGGATTAACCGGGGCAAAATTAGCATCTGATGCGGTTGCTCCAATCGTTAAGCCGCTAGGCGAAGTTACCCGGAATGTTTGCCATGCCACATTTGGCTGGTTAAACGGCCGAAATATGCCTGCATCGCCAAAAGCAGAGCAAAAGCAGGCAGCACAGCAACAGGCGTCAACGAACACCGCCCGTTATCAGGCGACTAACCTACATTCTAAAAATACCTCTTTCCAGCAATTCATCTGCACAAGTAACCAGTTTAATTTATCTTATCAGCCGCGTTATTTCGCATTTAATAATCTTTCAATGATGACCTGGAGTGCGCAACAACAGGCGGTCAGGGAATTTCAGCTGCGCTACGGCTTCATGTCGCCATCGATTGAGTCGGCGATTTACCGTGAAGTTTCTTTATCAACGTCTTCCTGGAATAGCGCTTATTTTCAAACATCCGGCTTGGCTGATTTTTCGCATGTGCTTATGGCAACCAATCTGGTCAGTAGCTTTAACGCGTATAATATAGTCAACAGAGTCTATTCTCAAATGGAGGCATCCGGGGAAATTGGCGGTGTCGCTTCTGAGGTATCCCTCATTGAGAACCTCCTCAACAGTGAGGCGCATGCAGTTACCGATCATTTCTATCTGTGCTTTCCCGAGGACAAAATGTCTGTTTCTGATGAGTGGTTTAATCAGGTTCAGCATGAACTTTACAATGCCTATCACAAAGAAAAGACCCTGCCGATTTTTAGTTTGCATATTAATCAAAAGGGTTTTAACTATCCCGTTTTGCCTAAGGCATTACAAGACACATCTGTCGGCAGGCTCATTGGATTCCTGGATTTCTGGCTGAAAGGCTATTTAAATGGCGGCATTTTTGATGAGGCGTTTTTAGAGCGATGGCATGAGCAGGAAAATTGTGATGATGCTTTTTTAAGAGCCAACATGATTGACCTTAAGAAATACTGCAAAGAGAAGATGCCGGGCCTTGCTTATATTTCATTGCGCGAGTTGGAAAGCCGTTATGGAGTACAATATAAATCAAGCGATTCTGCTTATCAGCAGCCTTTCATGACCTCATTTCGCATTATTTCCATACTTCCAAAAATCGAAACGATTGACAATATACTGCTTCCCCATCCCGATATAAGGATTGAGTACAGTGTTGAATTAATGCCGGACTATAAGCAATATGTCGATTCCTATTTATTGGAACATGGAAAATATCCCCCGGAATATGAGAGCAATTTACGCTGCTATGAATTGTTTGCCCAGGAAGTGGCTGAAAAAATGCCGCAACTGCAGTTCTGTAAAGAGCTATTCAAGCGTTTAGGGATAATCACTGTACTGTCATATCTTTATGTAACCTTCGAGAAGATGGGCAAGCTTCCTCAGCTTCCGCCTTTAAAAGAGGCAGCTATTCATCCCCATTTCCCCAAATCTTTACCGCCAATTCCAGTTCGTCATTTTCAGACCTATCCTTTGAGCATTCAGTTTAATGAGATACTTGAGCGCTTCAGGCAGACAGAGGGGCGTGAGCAAAGCGATCAATTATTTTCCGAGCTTTTTAGATTTAAAAAAGCAGAGGCGCTTCCCAATGGCATTGCCGAGAAAATGCAGGCAAGTGTTATTTCGCTGATTAAGGAAAAACTGAGCCCTAAGCTTCCGCAGGGTGAAGCAGTTGAGATCAATGAAGATGAGAGTGAGCGAATCACAAAAGCCGCGAGTGATTACTTAGTGAATAATATTCGCCAATTGCACAGCATCATTGAAAAAGCCGCTAACAAAATGGCCGCCGGCTTGACCAGGGAACAGCAAGCGATGGCCAAAGAAAAAGCATTGGCCTCGCGGATTGAATATGTCATAGGCGCCATTACTCAAAAGCAGGCAATATTAGAGGCTGAATGGAAAAAAGATCCTCGGAAAGCACAGGACGGAATTCTTGCGGTAATTCCGGAAGACGCTCTGGTAAAAGACAAAGAGGGAAAACTAATCTCATTGCGGGCGAGCATACGCGATAATTTCAAGGCTATCCAACAAAATCTGGACACTACGAAACAAGCTGCTATTTCTGAAATTAAACAGAAAAGCGAGTCGAGTTTAGCCGATGATCTCGCAGAGCTGTCAAAAGCCTATGAGGCTGGATTGCTGGCAAATAAAGAGCGTCATGAGAAACAGGCTGCAGAAGCTTTTTCCCAACAAATCACAGCGCTTAAAGATCTTATTATCAAGCAGCTTGAGGAAGCAATAAAAAAAATCGAAGCCAACAAAAAGGCTCAGTTCGACGCTGTACCGGTGCATCTCCGTGCAGCTAATGAGGTTCAAATTACGGCGTTCATTAAAGGGGAGAACGACCGGATTGAAGGGATTCGACAGTCGATTGAGCAGGTTAAACTTGAAGCGAGCGAAACAGTTCCGGGGACAAGCCCAAATCCTGAAGAGGCTATACAATTATTGCGCACCAGAAAAACCGAGCTGGCAGCACTAATTAACCCACAAGTTGAAAAATTCATTAAAGAAGACAGCGAAAAATTAAAAGAAAAGTATGATGAGGAAATAATAAAATGCAAACAGCATTATACAAACCTTAACCAGGAACAGGCTAAAAATATCGAAGCGGCGGTAGCCGAAGACGTTATCAGTGCTTGTTATCAGGAGGCATTAGGACAGTTGGGGTATTATTTCGCCCATGAAATAAAACGACTTACCAGTTATCTGCAGAATATACAGCATCTCATTGATTGCCTGCTTTCTCACAAGGAAATTGCAGAAAATCCTGTCAGTAAGCAATACACCCACAGCTTCGTCTCTTTCACCAGCTCGGATTTAACACGAAAATATTTCGGCGGCTGTGCTCCCGAGCTTCCCAATATAAAAGCTGCCCCGCTGCTGCATGGGGAATTATTTGCAGAGTCACTGTCTGCCGCTTTTAAAGCGGGCAGACAGGACAAAGTCAGCTTTCAGTTCCAAGGGCAAAGCTATATTGCTTATCGATTAAGAGCCAAAGATTCTGAACTGGTGCTCGCTGATTCAGAGGAAAATGAGGCACTGGATACTCTGGCCGTGGAGGCGATTAATCGCATAAATAATGATGCCGCCCAGGCTGTGCATTTAAGTCAGGAAAGCTTAAAAACAATTGTTGACAGCAATTGCGCCACCCTGATGCACTATGCGGCAGCGTCCTTAAATCCCGCTATTTTAAAAACTATATTCCAGGCAAACGGTATAGAAGTGCTTCGACTGGCGGATAAAGCAGGTAATTTGCCGGTGCACATGGCAGCACAATCGGGTCATGTAGAAGCGCTGCGGTTAATGCTTGGCATTGCTCCTGATCTGGTGAACGCCAAAAACAAACGTGGACTGACACCGCTCATGCTGGCTGTGCAGCATGGTAAACAAGAGGTAATGGAAGCATTGCAGCTCGCAGGAGCCGATTTTAACTATGCGCTTCCAAATGGTCTATTTCCCTTGTTCATGGCGTTCCAGAAAAATTTCAGATCGCTTGCATTATGGATGATGGAGCATGTCCCTGGACTGGATCTCAATCAAATGATTGACAGCCGTATGACCAGTTTACACCTGGCCATTCAAGGCGGTGAAATAGAAGCAGCCAAAGAGTTGGTTCGCCGAAAAGCCCGGCCGGACATCCGCAGAAAATCCGATGGCTACACCGCGTTTCATTGTGCGGCGTCTCAGGGTGAAGTAGAACTGCTTCAAATCATGTTAGCGGCTAACCCGGATTTAGCCGTGGATATGCCTTTGGAGTCTAAAAAAACAGCCTTGCATCTTGCGGCACAGGCAGAACAGTTGGCTGCAGTTCAGTTTCTCATTGGAAAAGGCGCTTTAATCGATGCCCAAAACCTGGAAGGAGAAACCCCATTAATCCTAGCTATTAAGGCGGGACAGCTTGAAACAGCCCAATGGCTTGCTGAGCGGGCAGCTGTTAACCAGCCTAATCATAAAAAACAGACTGCTTCACAATTAGCTATTCAGTATGCGCTGCCTGCCGTTAGCGATATCTTGTTCAGGCGCGGTGAAGACTATCACGCCAAAGACAGAAATGGCTTTTCAAGTCTGTATTTTCTGGTGCGCAATGGGGATTATGCACGCGTCAGGCAGTTGCTTCGAAAGAATGTAAATTTCAGGGAGATGTATGAAGGCAATAGCTTAACAGCGATAGCGGCGCAGTTTGGCCATTTTCTCATTGTTTATGCTTTGCTTGAAAAAGGTGTTGCCTATAAAACCTCTTCATCGCTGACTCTGCTTGATTGTGCAGTAATGGCTGATGAAATTGGTTATTTGCGGGATAATCTGCAAGAAGACAATGATATGACCGCTTTGAGTTTGAAGGCAATTCAAAATAGAGCATTTTCCTGCCTGGAATATTTATTCAAAAAAGGTCAAAAGAACTCTATTCAGACGTCTCTTTTAATAGCTGCGGCAATTGAAAGTAATGATGAAAAAATAGCTTCTTTGGTTTTCAGATACTGCAAAGATATCGATCAGCCGCTGGATACTGAGAGAAACTATCCAGTCCACATCGCGATAAAGACTGGCGCCCATCGTATTTTACCCTTGTTAAAGGAAAGGGCTTGTCAATTTGCAAGTGTTAACAGCAGGCAGCAAACGGCTTTTCATTTGGCTGTAAAACTGGACGATGCTGCGCTCCTTAAACGTTTGTTTAAATTAAGCCTGCCGAGTGAATGGCCGAAAGACTTGTTTGTATTGGAAGAAGTGTCTGCTGATATTCGTAAGCTGCTCAGTAAATATGAAAAGCGTCAATCCCCCTCTCGAGAGGCTGCTAAATCAAAAGGAGCTCCAGTTCAGCCCTCCTCAGCTCCCAGCAAGCCGCTTCCTACCCCTGTTCTTGATAAAAAGGGGAGGAAGGTTATAAAAAAATTCAAACTGCATCTACAAAAACTGCAATTTGATAAAGCATTGTCATTATTTAACAAAGAAAAAATTCTGTTGACGGCTTTCAAGTCCACAAAAGGGGCTTCTTTACTGCAACATCTTATCGCAAATACCTATCATCTGGCTTCACTTCAGGCAGGTGAAGAAGGCTTGGCCCTGGGTAATCTTGATTCCTCTTTGGAAAAATTGTTGGCCGCCTTAAAAAAGGATGGAGTCTCTCCTGGTTTGTTTAAAGGAGATAAAAATGTATTACGGGCGATTATCAATGCAAATGATGACGCAACGGCATGCTACCGCTTTGATGTCCTGGTCAAGTATTTTCCTGACCGCATTGCCGATTTAATTTCCGACAAAATCCGCGGCCTGAGTATGCTGCAGTTAGCTTCAGCAAAGTCACATAGCTTGCTCTTTACCAAAATGGATGCGGTTTGCCGTAGTGCTGAAACATCGGATCATAATGGTTTGCATGAAGCCATAAAGGCCAACAAGTATGAACTGGTGAAACAGTTGCTGCCCTATTATGCGGTTAACCGCCCCAATCATAAAGGGCAGACTGCCCTGATGTTTGCAGCAGCCACCGGCAATGTCGCCTTAATGAACCTGCTGCTAAAAGAAGGGGCAAGAGTTGATCAGGTTGATTTAAAAGGTAATAGTGCCTTGCATTATGCCCTTGAGAAGCCCTCTGAGGCCGCCGCATTAACGCTTCTTCCTCTGATGAAAACACCCAATCAGAGCAACCGTCTGGGCATAACGCCAATGATGTTAGCTGCTGCCAAGGAATCGCTGCCTGTCTTGCGATACCTTTGTGAGTCGGGACATAGCATTTCCTCTGTTGATCAATCCGGAAACAACGCCCTTCATTATGCGGCGATGCTTGGAAAAGTAAAAAGTATTGTGTATCTGGCGAGGCAGGGCTTTGATTTAAATCGACCCGAGACACCTGAGGAGACTAAAAAACTTGAAAAAAGTGCGAGGCGAACCGCTTTGCATCTGGCTGCTTTGAATGGACATGTTAAAGCCGTACTTTGTCTGCTCGAGTTAAAAGCTGACCTTGAAAAAGAGGATAAGCATGGCTTTGGGGTATGCGAGTATGCCATTTATTCGAAGAATCAGGAAATGCTGGATTTTGTTAAATTAATCCCGCTTTATCATAGAAAAGAACGCAATCGATCGCTTTTGCATGCAGCTGTAACAAAAAATAACAAAAATGCATTGGCAGAGCTGATTCTGGACGATGTGGATCTCAATGTCCTGGATAAGAATGGGCGATCTGCTTTGCACTTGGCCTGTATTAACGATGCCAGGGACGCTGCTGCGCTGTTGCTCAAAGGTGGGGATCTTGTTCTCAATGATACTGATCGGCTTGGGTATGCGCCGATTCACTATGCTGCCCAACTTAATCATGTGGGTTTGATTGAATTGCTGGCTAAAGCGGGTGCAAATCTGAATCAACCAGCAAGCGGCAATGGCACTGCATTACACCTCGCTTGCCAGAATGGAAAAATGCCTGCAGTGCTGGCATTGATAAAGCATGGAGCTGATTTAAACTCCATCAATGCTGATGGTTTAACGCCTGCACAAACGGCTCTGGGTAAAGGGCATTTTAGAATTGTCAGGGCACTGGTGCAAGCGAGGGATAAAAGTATAAGCCCTGCAAGTTTTGCTCATTTACCTAAGGAGCGTAATGACGAGTTAAATCGCGCGCTTAGCCAATACCATGCAGTGTCTAAAGTGAAGGAAGGTTTAATGATGCACAGTTTTTATAAAAGCCTTCATAAGCCGATGCAGCCATCAGCTGAACAGTCAAAAACAAACGTCCCAAGCTAA
- a CDS encoding nuclease-related domain-containing protein codes for MDHILITPKGIFVIETKHYKGWIFAKENARSWSQSLYYDKFRFQNPLRQNYKHVNAIQKALDFIEPHHVHNIVVFSGKPYLKAPNLPMCFI; via the coding sequence ATCGATCATATTCTAATCACCCCAAAAGGTATTTTCGTTATAGAAACCAAGCATTACAAGGGGTGGATATTCGCGAAAGAAAACGCCAGAAGCTGGTCTCAATCCCTTTATTACGATAAATTCAGATTTCAAAATCCCCTCCGTCAGAATTATAAACACGTGAACGCAATTCAGAAAGCGCTTGATTTTATAGAGCCTCATCATGTTCATAATATCGTCGTTTTTAGCGGGAAGCCGTATTTAAAAGCGCCAAACCTCCCAATGTGTTTTATATAG